A region of Methanomicrobium sp. W14 DNA encodes the following proteins:
- the ilvE gene encoding branched-chain-amino-acid transaminase — translation MIIYLDGKYLPKEEAKVSVFDHGLLYGDGVFEGIREYNGRVFRLNEHLDRLYDSAKTIDLDIGMTKSEMEEVVLETLRKNNLKDAYIRLVVTRGVGDLGLNPKSCSKPTVFVIATEWGAMYGDLYDKGLKAVTVSVRRNASCALPPNVKSLNYLNNILAKIEANYKGGDEAIFFDTEGFVAEGSGDNIYIIKNGVILTPHTVNNLRGVTRIVLLEIASELGIPVKEQNLGYFDLYAADEVLVSGSAAEIAPVTLIDGRKIGTGKPGPVASQLTEAFRAKTESEGKEVY, via the coding sequence ATGATTATTTACCTGGACGGAAAATACCTGCCAAAGGAGGAGGCAAAGGTATCAGTCTTTGATCATGGTCTCCTTTACGGAGACGGGGTTTTCGAAGGTATAAGAGAATACAACGGAAGAGTCTTCAGGCTCAACGAGCACCTGGACAGGCTGTATGACTCCGCTAAGACCATAGACCTTGATATAGGGATGACAAAGAGCGAAATGGAAGAAGTCGTCCTTGAAACCCTGAGAAAAAATAATCTCAAAGATGCATACATAAGGCTTGTAGTAACAAGAGGTGTCGGAGACCTCGGTCTTAACCCGAAGAGCTGTTCCAAACCGACAGTTTTCGTCATTGCTACGGAATGGGGCGCAATGTACGGCGACCTCTACGATAAGGGGCTTAAGGCGGTTACGGTATCCGTCAGGAGAAACGCTTCATGTGCACTTCCGCCAAATGTCAAAAGTTTAAACTACCTCAACAATATTCTCGCGAAGATTGAGGCAAACTACAAGGGCGGAGACGAGGCTATATTCTTTGACACCGAAGGTTTCGTCGCCGAAGGCTCCGGGGACAATATATACATCATCAAAAACGGTGTCATCCTGACACCGCACACAGTAAACAACCTAAGGGGAGTTACAAGAATTGTCCTTCTCGAAATCGCATCAGAACTCGGAATACCTGTAAAAGAGCAGAACCTGGGCTACTTTGACCTCTACGCTGCAGACGAAGTCCTTGTAAGCGGGTCTGCCGCAGAAATTGCACCTGTAACCCTTATAGACGGAAGAAAGATAGGAACCGGAAAACCCGGACCTGTTGCATCACAGCTTACCGAAGCTTTCAGGGCCAAAACTGAAAGTGAAGGTAAAGAAGTCTATTAA
- a CDS encoding NAD(P)/FAD-dependent oxidoreductase — MSRSALITMSNTKEYDAVIIGGGPSGSSAGYLLAKKGRKVLIIDKKIFPRQKLCGGCLSGKTIQYLENIYGETAQSLIKKNIINFQAGQYKIYLNDKAVIQGNLNQPFFFVNRCVYDKYLLDKAGDAGAEILEGDEVTEICQTQMSVKTASGKVIRSKHIIGADGTHSIVRKSLLNSDNTKKQWDKNLAIALELKIRYDKLVQLLNLNSIAEVKTKFTQPMLFLGVSEWGYGWIFPNKETAVIGICGLMRKNDKKIIQTFKKFLEAVGIRNIPDKISFSGYPMPYGNFIKNPAKGNILLVGDAGGFADPVLGEGIYYAHRTAELASYAIEKSLSEGGCAEKTYHNLIRKYVIPEMRHAKVFRNLVYFNLDHHMHKIISFIISVSKEKLINIVNGNTMFSPFKSEKDYYGKIKV, encoded by the coding sequence ATGAGCAGATCTGCATTAATCACGATGTCAAATACAAAAGAATACGATGCAGTTATTATCGGTGGCGGACCTTCGGGTTCATCAGCCGGATACCTTCTCGCAAAAAAGGGGCGAAAGGTCCTCATAATTGACAAAAAAATATTTCCACGCCAGAAATTATGCGGGGGCTGCCTGAGCGGCAAGACAATTCAGTATTTAGAGAACATTTACGGGGAAACTGCACAGTCTCTTATCAAAAAAAATATCATTAACTTTCAGGCAGGTCAATACAAAATATATCTCAATGACAAAGCAGTAATCCAGGGAAACTTAAACCAGCCTTTTTTCTTTGTAAACCGGTGCGTATACGACAAATATCTGCTTGACAAAGCAGGTGACGCAGGAGCTGAAATTCTTGAAGGGGATGAGGTCACAGAAATCTGCCAGACGCAGATGAGTGTGAAAACAGCCTCAGGAAAAGTCATCCGCTCAAAACACATTATCGGTGCTGACGGAACGCACAGCATTGTGCGGAAAAGTCTGCTGAACTCAGACAATACAAAGAAACAGTGGGATAAAAACCTTGCAATCGCCCTGGAACTGAAAATAAGATATGATAAACTGGTGCAACTTCTGAACCTGAACTCCATAGCGGAGGTGAAGACAAAATTCACACAGCCTATGCTTTTTCTCGGCGTTTCCGAATGGGGGTACGGGTGGATCTTTCCGAACAAAGAGACAGCAGTTATAGGGATATGCGGCCTTATGAGGAAAAACGACAAAAAAATTATCCAGACGTTTAAAAAATTTCTTGAAGCTGTCGGCATAAGAAATATCCCTGATAAAATCTCATTTTCAGGTTACCCTATGCCCTACGGAAATTTCATAAAAAATCCCGCAAAGGGCAATATACTTCTGGTGGGAGATGCCGGGGGATTTGCCGATCCGGTTCTCGGTGAAGGGATATATTATGCCCACCGTACAGCAGAACTTGCTTCTTATGCCATAGAAAAAAGCCTAAGTGAAGGAGGCTGTGCGGAAAAGACATATCATAACCTGATCCGAAAATACGTTATCCCGGAAATGAGACACGCAAAAGTATTCCGCAATCTTGTTTACTTCAATCTCGATCACCATATGCATAAGATTATCTCATTTATCATTTCCGTATCCAAAGAGAAACTGATAAACATCGTAAACGGAAATACGATGTTCAGCCCGTTTAAGTCTGAAAAAGACTACTACGGAAAGATCAAAGTATAA
- the cfbB gene encoding Ni-sirohydrochlorin a,c-diamide synthase: protein MKSLLITGDRSGSGKTSITLGIAAYLSREYSVQPFKVAMDYIDPSYLTGVTGRMCRNLDSFVMTPQQISDSYDNACIGADISITEGVRGLYEGAEALSDVGSTADIAKMLEQNVILVINAQSITRSAAAIVKGFCAFDPEINIKGVILNQVISEKHKNKAKTAIEHTTGIPVIGAVPRSEEMKLTMRHLGLVPYLEGKSDAEFLKRVETVTNIISENIDMDTLLDLSKESGAPSKKPEVFRPAEFSDVKIGVAVDEAFNFYYNDLFEVLPALGAEVVKFSPVHDRLPDADGYIFGGGYPEMFAGELEKNTRMHEAVREVSKNDIPLYAECGGLIYLTKKLTLKKGWNGLESDEKFEMTGVFDAETKMPAKRVVGYVSGTSDKKCPLGALNFKGHEFHHTDVRFNEDIHFSYRLSRGIGIKDNLDGALKNKTLASYTHLHPLASGSMIKNFIGLCRTKY from the coding sequence ATGAAAAGCCTTCTTATAACAGGCGACCGCTCGGGCAGCGGAAAGACAAGCATCACCCTCGGGATAGCCGCGTACCTGTCACGTGAATATTCGGTGCAGCCGTTCAAGGTCGCAATGGACTACATCGACCCGTCATACCTTACAGGCGTTACGGGCAGGATGTGCAGAAACCTTGACAGCTTTGTGATGACCCCGCAGCAAATTAGCGACTCATACGACAACGCCTGCATCGGTGCCGACATTTCTATAACTGAAGGCGTAAGGGGGCTTTATGAAGGTGCTGAAGCCCTTTCAGACGTCGGGTCAACGGCGGACATCGCGAAAATGCTTGAACAAAATGTCATCCTCGTCATAAATGCACAGAGCATAACAAGGAGCGCCGCCGCTATAGTCAAAGGGTTCTGCGCTTTTGACCCCGAAATTAACATAAAAGGAGTAATCCTCAACCAGGTCATAAGTGAAAAACATAAAAACAAGGCCAAAACGGCAATAGAGCACACTACGGGAATCCCTGTTATAGGTGCAGTCCCCAGAAGCGAAGAGATGAAGCTTACGATGCGCCACCTTGGCCTTGTCCCTTACCTGGAGGGAAAAAGCGACGCGGAATTTTTAAAACGCGTAGAAACAGTCACAAACATCATCAGTGAGAATATCGACATGGACACTCTTTTAGACCTCTCGAAAGAGTCTGGTGCTCCTTCAAAAAAGCCTGAAGTATTCCGGCCCGCAGAATTTTCAGACGTTAAAATAGGAGTGGCGGTCGATGAAGCGTTCAACTTCTATTACAACGACCTGTTCGAGGTTCTGCCCGCCCTCGGCGCAGAGGTCGTAAAGTTCAGTCCCGTGCACGACAGGCTCCCGGATGCGGACGGCTACATATTCGGCGGCGGCTACCCTGAAATGTTTGCAGGGGAACTTGAAAAGAACACCAGAATGCATGAGGCTGTACGCGAGGTGTCAAAAAACGATATCCCCCTATATGCGGAGTGCGGCGGCCTTATCTACCTCACTAAGAAACTTACTCTAAAAAAAGGCTGGAACGGACTGGAGTCCGATGAAAAGTTTGAGATGACTGGAGTTTTTGACGCGGAGACAAAAATGCCTGCAAAAAGGGTCGTAGGATATGTATCCGGGACTTCGGATAAAAAATGCCCGCTCGGTGCATTAAATTTCAAAGGGCACGAGTTTCACCACACCGACGTCAGGTTTAACGAAGACATCCACTTCTCATACCGGCTTTCACGTGGCATAGGCATAAAAGACAACCTTGACGGGGCTTTGAAGAACAAAACCCTGGCATCCTATACACACCTGCACCCACTGGCATCCGGAAGCATGATCAAAAATTTCATCGGCCTTTGCAGGACAAAATACTGA
- the cfbD gene encoding Ni-sirohydrochlorin a,c-diamide reductive cyclase catalytic subunit, with product MEYIQPRPSSIVAGLYTVRDLGVDVSILHGPSGCSFKHARLLEEDGMRVLTTSLGDNEFIFGGQEILEKVLRYAEKEFSPKRMAVVGTCVSMIIGEDMESAIENSGINTPAIAVNIHAGFRENIDGVIAALEPAAKAGWIEETELERQKELLHAANMTEKLRGAAYKPYVKPQRGDLKHVVAQKLLECVKSGEKGIAIMNAKKETAYMFADVLKALWEVCPGADIEYVANLEDRGLPKVRRDAENIRNGLVDSGLHAEYTGALDEYGATGDILGEKILECRPDFALISGVPHAIPPGYLEGIKVFSVTNGPRQVEPLKEFGHDYVVVEVDLHPKTLGVREIVPSEFGDVLRTMK from the coding sequence ATGGAATACATTCAGCCCCGGCCAAGCTCGATTGTCGCAGGTCTTTATACTGTAAGAGACCTCGGCGTCGACGTCTCGATTCTTCACGGGCCTTCCGGCTGCTCGTTCAAGCACGCAAGGCTTCTTGAGGAGGACGGCATGAGAGTCCTTACGACGTCACTTGGCGACAACGAATTCATATTCGGGGGGCAGGAAATACTTGAAAAAGTTCTGAGATACGCGGAAAAGGAGTTTTCGCCCAAAAGAATGGCCGTTGTGGGAACATGCGTTTCAATGATAATAGGCGAGGACATGGAGTCTGCAATTGAAAATTCAGGCATAAATACTCCTGCAATCGCAGTCAATATCCACGCAGGTTTCAGGGAGAATATAGACGGCGTCATTGCAGCCCTTGAGCCTGCCGCGAAAGCGGGATGGATTGAAGAAACCGAGCTTGAAAGGCAGAAAGAGCTTCTTCATGCCGCAAACATGACAGAAAAGCTGAGAGGAGCCGCCTACAAACCGTATGTAAAGCCGCAAAGAGGAGACCTCAAGCATGTCGTGGCGCAAAAACTTCTTGAATGCGTAAAGAGCGGAGAGAAAGGCATCGCGATAATGAACGCAAAAAAGGAGACTGCATACATGTTTGCAGACGTCCTGAAAGCACTATGGGAGGTCTGCCCCGGTGCAGACATAGAATATGTCGCAAACCTTGAGGACAGGGGGCTTCCCAAGGTAAGAAGGGATGCGGAAAACATCAGAAACGGACTTGTTGATTCAGGTCTTCATGCCGAATACACAGGTGCACTTGACGAATACGGCGCAACAGGCGACATTCTCGGGGAAAAAATTTTGGAATGCAGGCCGGACTTTGCACTTATATCAGGAGTCCCGCACGCAATTCCACCGGGATATCTAGAAGGGATTAAAGTATTCTCCGTAACCAACGGCCCCAGGCAGGTGGAGCCTTTAAAGGAGTTCGGACATGACTATGTCGTTGTTGAAGTAGACCTTCACCCGAAGACTCTCGGTGTAAGAGAGATAGTCCCAAGCGAATTCGGCGACGTTTTGAGGACCATGAAATGA